From SAR202 cluster bacterium:
TAATGTTGACTCTAGTGCAACTATGAAGAGTTTGAAAAAGTTTTTTTCAACATTATATAAGAATGAAATAATTACTTTAGATTTATCCAGATATATAAAAATCCGTAAAAGAAAAACAACAATTGCTTCTACTGGACAAGGTCATGAAGAACAATTTGATATGTTAACTCAGGAAGGCTGGAATAAACTAGAGCAAGAAGTAGAAGATTTGAGACTAAGACGTGAAGATATTGCAGAGGATATACGGAAAGCTGCTGCAACAGGTGATTTCAGTGAAAATGCTCCTTTGGATGCAGCAAGAGAAGCACAAGGGAAAAATGAAGGAAGAATTCGGGAAATAGAAGAGACTTTAAAAAAATCTCGAGTTATGGACTCTAAAAGTATTAAAAGAAGAGGTAAATCAGCTGCATTTGTCGGTTCTACTATCGTTATAAAGAACAGGACTACTAATAAGCAAAATTCATATATGTTAGTAGAATCTAGTGAATCCAACCCTAAAGAAGGCAAATTATCGATTCAGTCTCCAATTGGAAGAGCTATATATGGTATGCCTGCAGGATCTGAGGTGGAAATTCAGCTTCCTAATGGAGAGGCTAACTTATTTTATTTATCTAGTATCAAATAAATCTATTGTATGAATACTTATTCAATTGCAGTCATTCCTGGGGACGGTATAGGTTCTGAAGTTATTAATGAAGGAATCAAGGTTCTTAAATTATTAGAAGAACAGGAAGAGATCAATTTTCATTTCGATTATTTTGATTGGGGTTCCGACTATTATCGTCAAAATGGATTAATGATGCCAGAAAATGGCTTAGAATCATTAAAGAATTTCGATGCAATATATTTTGGTGCAGTGGGTGACCCTGAAATTCCAGATCATATCACATTGAATGGTTTATTAATACCTATGAGAAAAGGTTTAGATCAATACGTATGTCTTAGACCAAATATTTTGTTCCCAGGTGTTGTCTCGCCACTTGTAAACCCCAACGTCGATTTAGTCGTGGTAAGAGAAAATACTGAAGGAGAATATGCCTCAGTGGGAGGGAATTTTAAACCAGATACTGAGGATGAAGTTGCAATCCAAACTGCAATCTTTACCAGAAAAGGAACTGAACGAATAATTAGATATGCTTTCGAGGTTGCAATTTCAAGATCTAAAACACCTAAGTTAACTTCTGTGACTAAATCTAATGCACAAAGATATGGTATGGTTTTTTGGGATAAGGTATTTCAAGAAGTTGCATCTGAATATCCAAATGTTGAAACAGAATCGTTGTTGGTTGATGCCGCATGTATGGATTTGATACGTAGACCATCAGAGTTTGATGTAATTGTTGGTAGTAATTTATTTGGGGATATTTTATCCGATATAGCTGCTGTAATTACTGGTAGTATGGGTTTAGCTCCTAGTGCAAATATTAACCCAGAAAAACAGTTTCCTTCCCTATTTGAACCAGTACACGGAAGTGCACCTGATATTGTGGGTAAAAATATATCAAATCCTATAGCTGCTGTATTATCTGCAGGTATGATGCTTAGGCATTTAGGTGAATCAGAATTAGATGAAAAAATAATTAGATCAGTATACCAGCTCATTGAAGATAAAAAAGTGCTAACTCCTGATCTTGGAGGAACAGCATCTACACAACAATTAGGTGATGAATTAGTTTCAATTTTATCTAGAATTTAACAATGACTCAATTTCATCAATATGGTGTTCAAGCCAAGCTATATTTGCATCTATTCTCTCTAAAGACTGTTGAAGAGTTCTATACGCTGATTCAATAGGGTGATCATTAAAAAATCCTTCAACATTATCATAATCTGATTGTGTAAGTAAGTTTCCGGTAATTCCGACAAGTCGCATCATAGCAAATCCACCAGACCCATATCGTTCGTCTAGTAGATCCCAGTTTGATTTGATAAAGTTCCATGTAGCTTCTGCACCGTTATTTCTATTAACTGACATTAGTGATAACAAAGAGACAGTATCTTGTGTACGAATTTCATCACTGATACTTAGTTGCAATGTTTTATTGAATAACTCATCATTTTCAACTCTACATAGAGAGGCATACAATCGTAGTTTTTCTTCTTGTAGCTGTTCTTTTCTCGCTCTATCTAGTATTAGGTTATAAATACTTTTATCTCCGGTTTGTGCAGATAAATTGTATACAATAGAACGTAGCTCAGGTGCCAAAGAAATTTTGTTAGAAAAAAATTGCTCTAATAATTCGATTGATTTGTTAATGGTATCTTTGTCTCCAAAACTTCCAAGTGAAGAGAGAATAGTGGTACGTAATAAAGATTCTAAATGACCTTCATTTGGGCTTACTTCCCATCCGAGTTTTTGCCCGATTGGTTTTAGGGTTTCGACACACATATTTCTATAGATCTTCCCCAATTTTGTTTTTCTCAGAAGTAAATCTATGGATCGCATGTTATTAGTTAAATCGCTCCAAACTCCAAAATCTTTTTCATTGTTATAGGCTTTAATTAATTCTAAAAAGACCGTAGCACTAATTTTGCGTGCTTTTGCTAATGCATAAGCATCAGATTGTATTGATAATCGATCTGTTGGTTTTAATAGCTGTTTATTTATCAATTCTGACAAGTTTTTCCAGTGTTCCTTAGGATAATTAACTCTATAGAAACCAGCAGTGTCATAGTTAACTTTCATGAAACCATTGTTTGTATCAGTTGGGGCATCAATGGTAGTTGAAGTTGAATTAAGTATAAAAGAGTTTACGTTATCCATATTTTTACCACTTACAATTGATATTGGTACTAACCATGTATCTGGTAATTTGGTTTTATTTGAATAGAGAAATCGTTCTTGATTTAAATTCAATTTAGAATCTGATTCCCATGTAAGATTTATGACTGGATATCCAGTTTGTTTTGTCCAACTTGCCATCATTGGTATAATTTCTGTTTCTGAAGCTTCTTGGATACACTCCCATAAATTGTTACCTTCAGCATTAGAGTATTTATATAGTTGCATATATTTTCTTAAACCATCTCGAAACTTGTCTTCACCTACGTAAGTTTCAAGCATACGTATTATTGAGGCGCCTTTGCTGTAGCTTATTGCATCGAATAATTGGTTTATTTCTGAAGGATTATTGACTGCTTGAACAATTGGGTGTGAATTTTCAAGGCCATCTAAGGATAAGCCGGAGTTATAATCTGTATAGATAAATTGTGTCCACATATTCCATTCAGGAAATAAATGATCGATTGCTTTTGTGGCCATCCAGGATGCAAAGCTTTCATTGAGCCATAAATCATTCCACCATTTCATAGTCACTAAGTCACCAAACCACATATGTGCCATTTCGTGTGCTACAATTTCAGCTATTCGTTGTTTTGTTGCTGGTGCAGAGTTATTTTTATCAAAAAGTAATGCTACCTCTCTATAAGTAATTGCACCCCAATTTTCCATAGCTCCTGCTGCAAAATCAGGAATCGCTAAGTGGTCGAGTTTTGGTAAAGGATAATCAATTTGGAAGTATTCGTTATAGTATTCAAGTAAATCTTTAGCTACTTCAAGTGCAAATTCTCCATGTATGACATTATGTTTTGTTGCCCATATATTAATTTCAACGTTATTTTCAGCTATTGTTGTGCATTTATCGAGATCGCCAATGATAAAGGCTAGTAAATAGGTAGACATAATTGGTGTTTTATCAAAATATACTTTCTTGTAACTATTTTCAGAAACCTCTTCTTTTGTTATTGGCATATTGGAAATAGCTTCCATATCTTCTGGAACATTTAAGACTATTTCAAATGTACTTTTAATTTCTGGTTCATCCCAACAAGGGAAAGCCCTTCTGGCGTCAGTTGGTTCAAATTGAGTACACGCCATAATTTTCTTATTTCCCTTTTCATCTTCATATGTACTTCGATAAAAACCATGCAGTCTGTCATTCAAAATTCCTGTAAATTCGACCGATAGCGAAGCTTTCGATTCATTGATAGTTTTATCAAAATTTACTGTTACTTGTTCTTTGTCTTCATTGTATTTGAAGTCGATGGATGACAATGTTTCTGAGTCTGTAGAAATAGAAGAACTTATTAAGTCTAATTCAATTGCATTCATCGTAATTTGATTGGTAGGCTCAGATAAGGACAGTTCTATTATTACTTTGCCCTTAAAGGTCATAGTATCAAAATCAGGTGTTAGAGATAAATTATAATTAGTAGGTATTATTTTATTGGATAGTTGATATTCGTTAATGGTAGTCATTTTTGTCCTTTTAATTTATTTAATCTATCGTGATATTACTAATTTATAGCCTTGGCCTCTTTCGGTGACTATAATTTTTGGTTTTGTTGGGTCTCGCTCTATTTTTTGTCTGAGGTGTTGAATATGTATTTTAGGTAAGTATTTTGTATCTAAGTATTGTTGACCCCATACTTTATCTAAGAGTTGTTCACTAGATAAAGGGCGTCCAAGATTTTTAATCAAGTGGAAAAGGATATTATATTCAATATAGGTTAATTTTGCTTGTTTTCCTCGAACTTTCACTTCTTTTGATTCAAATTCGACTGTTAAATCTTTTGTTTCAAAAGGGGTATCATTTTGAGATAATGGAAGTGTTCGACTTCTTCTTATAACTGCTTGAATTCTAGCCAAAAATTGTATATAACTGAACGGTTTAATAATCCAATCATCTGCTCCCCATTCGAGTCCTTTTACAACACTTCTATCATCGCTATTATTAGAAAGCATGATAATTGGAACTTCTGAAAAGTATCTAATTTCTTTACATAAGTAAAAGCCATTTTCTTCTTTTGGTGCAAGATCAATAATTACGAGATCAGGTAATGTGTTTTTAATAAGTCTAATTGTATCATCTTGGGCAGTAGTTAAAGTAACTATAGCCTCAGGCCATCTAGTTTTAATGCATGTAGATATTTCTTCTGGGTCTTCTGAATGCCCATCTACGATTATTACTTTCATTTGTTAAATATCCCAAAATTTACTTAAATTACCAAGAATAATTGCAGCTTTAGTTGCGACAGTGGAAATAGAGTATATCATATACTGAGAAAGGTTCCAAATCATGGTACAATTGCTTTTCTAGTGAAAAAATATTTGGGAGAGATTATGAATGAGATAAATAGTGCTAATATTCTAATGGATGTGATTGCCAATGCTAAACAAGACAACATAGCCCTTAAAACTCCAGAAGGTATTGTTTTAACTTATGCTAATATTTTAAACCAAATTAATAGAATAAATAATCAGTTGCAAAATGTTGGCGTGGCTCCTGGTGATCGTGTAGCAATGATTTTACCTAATGCTATAGAAACAGTTATATGCTTTATTTCTGCTGCATCAGTAGGCACTGCTGCGCCTTTAAATCCCGGATATAAGCGTGATGAATTAGAATTTTATTTAGATGATACAGACGCTAAAGTCGTGATTGTTCCTGAAGATTTTGATCATTCTAATTTAGATTTTTTAAGTAGTGATGTAAAAGTAGCAACAGTGCTTGTAACAGATCAAGGAGAAGTATCTTTAAAAGATATAGATGACACGTCTTCCTCTGGTAATTATGCTTCTTCAGATGATGTTGCGTTGGTTTTGCATACTAGTGGAACTACAAGCAGACCCAAAAGAGTTCCATTAAAACATAGTAATTTATTATCATCAATTTCAAATATAGCTGATACATATAATTTAAATAACAGTGACGTTTCATTATGCGTTATGCCTTTATTTCACGTACATGGTTTAGTCGCGTCATTACTTTCAACATTAGCTACAAGCGGTACAGTTGTAATACCTTCGGGATTTAATCCTTTAAGAATGAATCAATGGATTACTGATTTTAATGTTACATGGTATACAGCAGTTCCAACCATGCATCAAACTTTTGTTAATAGAATTAAGAGTCAAAACAAAGGAGAAGACGCTCAAATAAATTCTGAATTGCGATTTATCAGATCATGTAGTTCTTCCTTAGCCCCAATATTAATGGACGACTTGGAATCTATTTTTCAGGTACCTGTATTAGAGGCATATGGAATGACTGAAGCATCTCATCAAATGTCATCAAATCCATTACCTCCAAGCGATAGACTTCCTGGCTCAGTAGGTACTCCTACTGGTATAGAAATTGCCATAATGGATGAAGAAGGTAACTTACTCGAGAATCATGAGCTTGGCGAAGTTGTAATTAAAGGTAAAAATGTAATTGATGCATATGAAGATAATCCTGAAGCTAATAGCACCGCTTTTACTAATGGATGGTTTAGGACTGGTGATCAGGGAGTGATAGATGATAATGGTTATTTAAGTCTAACTGGGAGATTAAAGGAATTAATAAATAGAAGTGGCGAAAAAATTTCACCAAGAGAAATTGATGAAGCGTTAATGGATCATCCTAAAGTTGCCGAGGCAGTAGCATTTGGTGCTCCTAGTGCTGTTCATGGAGAAGAGCCTTCAGCAGCAGTTGTAGTAAGTGGGGAAGTTACAGAACAAGAATTAATTTCTTTTGTTCGTGAAAAGTTAGCTAATTTTAAATGTCCTCGAAGAATATATATCGTTGAATCAATCCCACGAACAGCAACAGGTAAAATTCAACGTCGTTTGGTAGCAGAAGAATTAGCGTCATCGTAAGACTTTAAGGAAGACAAATATGAAGATTGCTATATATGGAGCTGGCGCTATAGGTGCCTTATTAGGAGCTAAACTTCATCTTAGTGGTGAAGATGTGACATTAATTGCTAGAGGCCCTCATTTACAAGCAATGCAAAAATCTGGTGTAACGGTTATTGAATCTGGAGAAACGTATATTTCACATCCTTCATTAGCTGAAAATCCTAAGGATATTGGACCTGTTGATTATCTTTTTATTACTGTTAAAACCAATGGACTGGAAGCAATTGCGGAAAATATACCCTATCTCTGTGATGAAAATACTGCTGTAGTAACTGCGCAAAATGGTATTCCGTGGTGGTATTTTTATGGTTTAGATACTAAATTTAAAAATACGAAACTTAATTCCTTGGATCCAAAAAATATTATTGAATCAAATATAGAAAATAAGAGCATAATAGGATGTATTGTATATCCTTCAGCAATTATTTCTGAGCCAGGTGTTGTAACACACCTTGAAGGGGATAGATTTTCTTTAGGTGAACCTGACGGGAGTATTTCTGAAAGATGCAAAACCCTTTCAACAGCATTAATTAAAGCAGGATTTAAAAGTCCAGTTAGACCCAATTTACGGAACGAAATATGGGTTAAATTAATGGGAAATATTGCAATGAATCCTATCAGCATGATTACAAAAGGTAGTTTGAAAGATATTACAGAGAATGAGATAACGAAAGATTTTGCTCGAAATGTCATGCTTGAAGCAGAATCTGTGGCAACAGCGTTAGGCGTTAAAATGCAAGTTAGTGTAGATCAGAGATTAGAAGGCGCTAAAAGTGTAGGCGAGCATAAAACATCAATGTTACAAGATTACGAACAAGGTCGACCAATTGAATTAGAAAGTATTATTGGTTCGGTTGTAGAACTTGCAGATATTTTACATATAAAGGTTCCCAATATAAAAACTCTATACGGAATTTCAAAAATGCTTGCCATAAAGTCTGGAATTTATAAGTAATTGGAAGTTAATTCCATGGTTAAAAAATCGAGTTATGAAAAAATTAATTCCAAACAAGATTTACCCAAAGTAAAGGATGCTCCTATAATTTGGGGCGGTGGATCTATGGCGATACCTAATCCTATCGATATAAAAAAAATTATAGATATGATCCCAATGGGAGAAATTATGACTTTAAATGCGATTAGAGATCAATTGTCAGTTGAATATGGAACAGATATAACATGCCCGATGACTACAGCTATTTTTATCAATCTCATAGCAAAGTCATATGACGAAGGTGATATTACGTCACCATATTGGCGAGTCGTGAAAAATAAAGGTGAATTGAATAGTAAATTTCCTGGAGGAATTGAAGGTCATTTAAATTTTTTAGTTTCTGAAGGAATTACTGTTCAAGAAATAAAGGGTAAATATTATGCAAAAATATAAATATTCAATATGTGAGGATATATATGGAAAAAAATGATCAAATTAACAAATTTGTTGAATTTTCAAAAGAAATTATTAAAACCGAAGGAATCAATGAAGAAACTTTATCAAAAATTTCTAAAGAATTATCCAAGCTTTCTAATATTGAAGATTTATTTAGGTTTGGTAATCATCGTGGAAGAGGTGCAAATGCAGCTGAATCGTATGTATTGTACGAAGATGCAGATCCCCATGGCCCAGTTCTCCAATTAGCAAAATTTGATGGACCTACTGCGATTCACAATCATGGAAGCTGGGGTGCTTTGTGTGGTTATATCCGTGAACAGTTTTACACACAATGGGCTGTTGAAGATGCTGATCCACAAAAGGTAACTCAGACACTTGATACAATTATACGACCTGGAGATTATGTTTATTGGCCTGATGTTCCAAATGATATACATAAACAAATACCTGTTGAAGATGATGCTTGGGTAATTATTTATATGGGACGAAATGCATTTGATACTGAAAGAATCGTATATGATTAAGGATTTATATCTACAAGTGTTAATTCGAAAATTAGCACTTTACCAGCAAGTTCATGATTTGCATCTAAAGTAATATGCTCATCAGTTATTTCATAAATTACTACAATTTGTCCATTTTGTAATTGTAGTTTTGCACCTACTCCCATACCTGGAGGTAACGGTTCTGCAGGAGTTTTGATTAATAGAGCTTCCGTCCATTCACCGTAGGCATCCTCTGGTTCTAAGCGTATAGTTTTTGTTTCTCCTATAACAAGAGATTTAACGCCTTCCTCAAATCCTTTGATAACCTGTTCTGTTCCTATGACAAATTCTAAAGGTTCTCTGTCAATAGAAGAATCAAATTGTTCACCGTTTTCTAATGTTCCGGTGTAATGAACAAGGACTGTATCAGCTGTTTGTGGATTTTGACCTAATTTTTCTGGACTCATAGTTGGTGTTGCTGTTGGTAAAGGCGTTGCTGTTGGTGTATTAATTATAATAGGTGATGTGTGTTTAGAACCATCAGCAGAATTTAGTAGATCTTCTTGTGTACCTGGTCTTGAACAACTTACAGTTAAAATAAATATTGTTAAAACCAAAAAGAGAGAAGATAAATACATTCTCATTATTTTATAATCCTTTCAATCTATAGTAATACTATAGAGAAAAAAGACATTACATACAAGTTAATAAAAAAAGAGGCCTGGATTTCCAGGCCTCTTTTTTTAACGTCGTATTTGTTACAAATTAAACGTCAGTTCTCCAAACATGTTCTCTCTTAGGCCACATATACTGTTGTCCTAAAGGAACGGTAATGTTCTGGATTTCAGTATAGTATGAGCTTCGTCCATTTTGTACTCCGAGAGGAGCAGATGGCAGGTCAGCGAGAATAATATCTTCCAGTTCAAGTCCTCGAGCTTTTCGAGTTGCAGAATCTGGAGATGCTGCGAGTTCGAGATATTTAGCGTCAACAACTTCACTGCTGTATCCGAGCCAGTTTCTTGAACCACCTGTTAGGAAGTAACTTCCGAACATTTCTTCTGGAGTATTGGTTGTCTGGCAGAAGTAGTATGACCAAATCTCATAGTTCAAGTTTTGAGCTAATGGGAATAACTGAGATGCTTGCATCAAGTCAATAGTAACATCGATACCGATCTTAGCTAATTCACCAGCTACGTATTCACCCTGTCGAGCATATGCTGAAGTATCTCTTACTAACATAGTGAGGGATAATCCATCAGGGAACTCTTGGGCAACAAGTTGCTTAGCTTGTTCTATCTCAGCTGCTTTAGCGTCGCCTTTAGCCCAACCTTCCATCTTTGCAACTTCACTTGGAGGTCGTCCCCAGGTAGTTTCATCAAGATAAACTGTTGGTGTCCATCGGTCTTCACCAAAGTGAACAACTTCAGCATAACCCCAACGGTCGACTGCCAAGTTAACAGCTCTTCTGAGGTTATCGTTGTCAAATGGAGGCTTAGTAGCATTCATATTGACACCTTGTGGTCGACAAGTGGTTGTGAAACCAATCCAGTCGATCTTACCCTCAGCTTTTGCCTTGTTATACAGATCATTATTGTCTGGTGAAGGCATAGTTCGGCTGACTTCAACCTGTCTGGTTAAGAAAGCTGACTGAGCAACTTCAGATGATCGAATCAACTGAATTTCCCATTCATCTAAGTATGGGAGACCAGCTCTGAAGTAGTCAGGATCTTTTTCATAAATCCATGTGGAACCTCTTTCAAAGCTCTTGAGCTTATAAGGTCCTGAACCATAGGATCGTTCGTTTAACATTTCTCTTGTTGTACCGTCAGGCATAATACCTGAGAATCCAATTGCGAGAATATCAATAAGACCAGCGAATGGTTGAACGAGATGGAAACTTACTTGTTGTCCATCTGAACTCATACCCAAGTCATCACGATCAATATCAACGAACTCTTTCATCCAACCTGAACGTGCTGATACCACACCATCAACGAGACCCATGATTTTTTCCATGCTGTACTCAACGTCTTTACCAGTCATTGTAGTACCGTCTCTAGGTCCGGCTATACCGTTAATATTGGAATGATACTTTACATTATCATGTAATGTGAAAGTCCAAGTTTTACCATCATCACTGATGGTCCACTCTTTAGCTGCGTCAGGTGCGATAACACCTGCGTCTGGACTCCATACCAAACTGCTGTACATTTTAGCGTTATGCTGAACGAATACAGAAGATGTGGCGTTATGGACGTCGAAACTGACAGGGTCTCTAGAACCTGTTGAAATTACTCTACCACCTGACTTAGGTTGAACACTAGGTTTAGGGGCAGGAGCAGCTTCTGTGGTTGCTTCTGGTTTTGCTGTTGCGGTTTCAGAACTGCTTGCTGTAGAAGCTGTAGAACTACTAGTAGAACTACTGCTACTTGTTGAAGCGGTACTGGTACTACTAGATGTAGAAGCTGTGCTTTCGGCTGCCGTAGAAGTTGTTTCTTCTTCGTCGTCACCACCACAAGCTACAGCTACTATCATAGAGATAGCAACAACTGTGCCAAGCAACAATCTAGGCGTAAGCCAAGACTTATGTGACATACATCACCTCCTTTATTTTTTGTATATACGAAATATATATACCATCACTACTAATAACCGATGGCTACTAGTAGCGACGGTTTATCTTGGATTTGGTTTATTTTATACTAAAGTCAAGAAATGTCAATAAATTTATTACGATTAACGGAATAAAGTAATAATATATTACTGAATTACATTTATTATATATTAAAAAGTGTAAAAAAATGGAATTTAGATCAAAAAAATATAATGAAATGAATTGTGAAATATCGATTTTTTACGATATCTACAAAATGAATACTAATATATGAATAAAAAAGTATATTAAAT
This genomic window contains:
- a CDS encoding tartrate dehydrogenase, with protein sequence MNTYSIAVIPGDGIGSEVINEGIKVLKLLEEQEEINFHFDYFDWGSDYYRQNGLMMPENGLESLKNFDAIYFGAVGDPEIPDHITLNGLLIPMRKGLDQYVCLRPNILFPGVVSPLVNPNVDLVVVRENTEGEYASVGGNFKPDTEDEVAIQTAIFTRKGTERIIRYAFEVAISRSKTPKLTSVTKSNAQRYGMVFWDKVFQEVASEYPNVETESLLVDAACMDLIRRPSEFDVIVGSNLFGDILSDIAAVITGSMGLAPSANINPEKQFPSLFEPVHGSAPDIVGKNISNPIAAVLSAGMMLRHLGESELDEKIIRSVYQLIEDKKVLTPDLGGTASTQQLGDELVSILSRI
- a CDS encoding M1 family metallopeptidase, with the protein product MTTINEYQLSNKIIPTNYNLSLTPDFDTMTFKGKVIIELSLSEPTNQITMNAIELDLISSSISTDSETLSSIDFKYNEDKEQVTVNFDKTINESKASLSVEFTGILNDRLHGFYRSTYEDEKGNKKIMACTQFEPTDARRAFPCWDEPEIKSTFEIVLNVPEDMEAISNMPITKEEVSENSYKKVYFDKTPIMSTYLLAFIIGDLDKCTTIAENNVEINIWATKHNVIHGEFALEVAKDLLEYYNEYFQIDYPLPKLDHLAIPDFAAGAMENWGAITYREVALLFDKNNSAPATKQRIAEIVAHEMAHMWFGDLVTMKWWNDLWLNESFASWMATKAIDHLFPEWNMWTQFIYTDYNSGLSLDGLENSHPIVQAVNNPSEINQLFDAISYSKGASIIRMLETYVGEDKFRDGLRKYMQLYKYSNAEGNNLWECIQEASETEIIPMMASWTKQTGYPVINLTWESDSKLNLNQERFLYSNKTKLPDTWLVPISIVSGKNMDNVNSFILNSTSTTIDAPTDTNNGFMKVNYDTAGFYRVNYPKEHWKNLSELINKQLLKPTDRLSIQSDAYALAKARKISATVFLELIKAYNNEKDFGVWSDLTNNMRSIDLLLRKTKLGKIYRNMCVETLKPIGQKLGWEVSPNEGHLESLLRTTILSSLGSFGDKDTINKSIELLEQFFSNKISLAPELRSIVYNLSAQTGDKSIYNLILDRARKEQLQEEKLRLYASLCRVENDELFNKTLQLSISDEIRTQDTVSLLSLMSVNRNNGAEATWNFIKSNWDLLDERYGSGGFAMMRLVGITGNLLTQSDYDNVEGFFNDHPIESAYRTLQQSLERIDANIAWLEHHIDEIESLLNSR
- a CDS encoding response regulator transcription factor; this encodes MKVIIVDGHSEDPEEISTCIKTRWPEAIVTLTTAQDDTIRLIKNTLPDLVIIDLAPKEENGFYLCKEIRYFSEVPIIMLSNNSDDRSVVKGLEWGADDWIIKPFSYIQFLARIQAVIRRSRTLPLSQNDTPFETKDLTVEFESKEVKVRGKQAKLTYIEYNILFHLIKNLGRPLSSEQLLDKVWGQQYLDTKYLPKIHIQHLRQKIERDPTKPKIIVTERGQGYKLVISR
- a CDS encoding AMP-binding protein, which produces MDVIANAKQDNIALKTPEGIVLTYANILNQINRINNQLQNVGVAPGDRVAMILPNAIETVICFISAASVGTAAPLNPGYKRDELEFYLDDTDAKVVIVPEDFDHSNLDFLSSDVKVATVLVTDQGEVSLKDIDDTSSSGNYASSDDVALVLHTSGTTSRPKRVPLKHSNLLSSISNIADTYNLNNSDVSLCVMPLFHVHGLVASLLSTLATSGTVVIPSGFNPLRMNQWITDFNVTWYTAVPTMHQTFVNRIKSQNKGEDAQINSELRFIRSCSSSLAPILMDDLESIFQVPVLEAYGMTEASHQMSSNPLPPSDRLPGSVGTPTGIEIAIMDEEGNLLENHELGEVVIKGKNVIDAYEDNPEANSTAFTNGWFRTGDQGVIDDNGYLSLTGRLKELINRSGEKISPREIDEALMDHPKVAEAVAFGAPSAVHGEEPSAAVVVSGEVTEQELISFVREKLANFKCPRRIYIVESIPRTATGKIQRRLVAEELASS
- a CDS encoding 2-dehydropantoate 2-reductase, translated to MKIAIYGAGAIGALLGAKLHLSGEDVTLIARGPHLQAMQKSGVTVIESGETYISHPSLAENPKDIGPVDYLFITVKTNGLEAIAENIPYLCDENTAVVTAQNGIPWWYFYGLDTKFKNTKLNSLDPKNIIESNIENKSIIGCIVYPSAIISEPGVVTHLEGDRFSLGEPDGSISERCKTLSTALIKAGFKSPVRPNLRNEIWVKLMGNIAMNPISMITKGSLKDITENEITKDFARNVMLEAESVATALGVKMQVSVDQRLEGAKSVGEHKTSMLQDYEQGRPIELESIIGSVVELADILHIKVPNIKTLYGISKMLAIKSGIYK
- a CDS encoding peptidylprolyl isomerase, with the protein product MSPEKLGQNPQTADTVLVHYTGTLENGEQFDSSIDREPLEFVIGTEQVIKGFEEGVKSLVIGETKTIRLEPEDAYGEWTEALLIKTPAEPLPPGMGVGAKLQLQNGQIVVIYEITDEHITLDANHELAGKVLIFELTLVDINP
- a CDS encoding ABC transporter substrate-binding protein, producing MSHKSWLTPRLLLGTVVAISMIVAVACGGDDEEETTSTAAESTASTSSSTSTASTSSSSSTSSSTASTASSSETATAKPEATTEAAPAPKPSVQPKSGGRVISTGSRDPVSFDVHNATSSVFVQHNAKMYSSLVWSPDAGVIAPDAAKEWTISDDGKTWTFTLHDNVKYHSNINGIAGPRDGTTMTGKDVEYSMEKIMGLVDGVVSARSGWMKEFVDIDRDDLGMSSDGQQVSFHLVQPFAGLIDILAIGFSGIMPDGTTREMLNERSYGSGPYKLKSFERGSTWIYEKDPDYFRAGLPYLDEWEIQLIRSSEVAQSAFLTRQVEVSRTMPSPDNNDLYNKAKAEGKIDWIGFTTTCRPQGVNMNATKPPFDNDNLRRAVNLAVDRWGYAEVVHFGEDRWTPTVYLDETTWGRPPSEVAKMEGWAKGDAKAAEIEQAKQLVAQEFPDGLSLTMLVRDTSAYARQGEYVAGELAKIGIDVTIDLMQASQLFPLAQNLNYEIWSYYFCQTTNTPEEMFGSYFLTGGSRNWLGYSSEVVDAKYLELAASPDSATRKARGLELEDIILADLPSAPLGVQNGRSSYYTEIQNITVPLGQQYMWPKREHVWRTDV